TGCAGTATCTGCGCGTTTTCTTAGCTGGTTCTGACTCAGCCTTGAGTAACGGTTTTATGAATTCTATTATCGGCAACAAGCTGGCGTTAACGCGTTTGGCTGATTTTTCTGACGAAATTAATCTGCCTGTCTTTCCAATTGCAGGAACCGGGTCAACTATTTTCCGTGGCGGCCTGTCGCCACTTTGGATTAAAAGGTATTTGCAGGAATTTCCAGGCTTGAAAACGGCTACTGTCCAGTCGGCTTTTCGTTATGACTATCCGACTAACCAGGTTCAAGCGGCAATCAAAGAGCTGCGCGTTGGTCTGCAGGAAAGCAAGCCTTTGTCCATGAGCGGAGAAGAACAGCAGATTTTGATTGACGTGGCTAAAAAATCGGCCGTTTATTATCACGAAACGCTAGATCAGCTGATTGTTGATCTGCAACCTGTGTTTGATGCATTTCCTAAAAGACGCGATCGTCGTCAGCATGTCGGTATTCTGGGTTATTCCCGCCAGGTTGACGGCTACAAAATGCCGCGTGCGATTACTTTTACAGGCAGTCTTTATTCGGTTGGTGTGCCACCGGAATTCATTGGTTTTGGCCGGGCATTAATGAATTTGAATGCCAAAGAATTAGCGATTTTTGTGCGTCATTATCCTAATCTAAAGCATGATTTCGTCCATTTGGCTAAATATATCAGTCAAGATGCTTTGAACACTTTGATTCAAGGCAATCCTGCCTGGGCTGAAGTACGTCAGGATATTCAGGACATGCAGAAGATTTTGCAGTTTGAAATTGGGCCAAGTAATGAGAATGAAGAGGAGCATGCAAGGCTCGCTTCTGATTTGGTTAAAATATCAGATGCGACGACACGAACCCTGTTGATTGAAAAACAAGCTCTTCTCAGGAGATTCTTAGGTTGATCGTTACCAAAGAAATTCAAGAGTTGTTTGATCAAGCTCAGCATATTGTTTTTATGACCGGCGCAGGTGTCTCGACTGCTTCAGGTATTCCTGACTACCGTAGTAAAGGCGGCCTTTATACG
The Oenococcus kitaharae DSM 17330 DNA segment above includes these coding regions:
- the ppcA gene encoding phosphoenolpyruvate carboxylase, coding for MTTIGRRIPNIMGTQHPDNAAVPFFKHSQSPFISAYNEVKEAFNNFSVLDTDEYMWDWEGKHADAAVIDRLYSENYSYFKKNQLGRDKFLTFRLPNIWEEKGYSLMQAMATILSAEDFAKDLSFDQRPLFEAILPMAQSADQLIEIEDKFASLAHFKSKEFTSGSNNNDLLYMIPLFEGFETQLNAPKILKTYLSMYEKHFGQSLQYLRVFLAGSDSALSNGFMNSIIGNKLALTRLADFSDEINLPVFPIAGTGSTIFRGGLSPLWIKRYLQEFPGLKTATVQSAFRYDYPTNQVQAAIKELRVGLQESKPLSMSGEEQQILIDVAKKSAVYYHETLDQLIVDLQPVFDAFPKRRDRRQHVGILGYSRQVDGYKMPRAITFTGSLYSVGVPPEFIGFGRALMNLNAKELAIFVRHYPNLKHDFVHLAKYISQDALNTLIQGNPAWAEVRQDIQDMQKILQFEIGPSNENEEEHARLASDLVKISDATTRTLLIEKQALLRRFLG